The Ficedula albicollis isolate OC2 chromosome 1, FicAlb1.5, whole genome shotgun sequence nucleotide sequence agagcCACCCAAATGTGGGTCAGAAGTTACGCAGAGAAATTCCCAGTGGAAAAGTTGAAATGTTGCTAAGGAGTGTTTCAATCCACGGATGATTTACTGTCTGAAATTAATATcctaaagaaaatagaaattaatctGTCCAACCAGTCATACAAGTCTTCAGTATTTTTGATTTGGCATTTCTGGTGTTGTaagagggggagggaggaagtTTGTAGACctgcccattttttttttttaaatccagtgTTTTTAATGACGTTGTTCAAAGGTTTTGAAATTCAGTTATATTTATAAAGCATAATTATGTAATTCAGTAAGTGGGGTCGAAATGCAACAGGACAGTTTTAGTTGGATCATGAAGCctttttgtgtatgtttttcGTGTTTTTAGGAGTGTGAAAATCTTCAGTGTTTGTCCTGCAATTTTGATGGAAAGTGTTATAGTAAGCATTTTCTGTATTGGCTTGCAGTTCTTGCTGTCAGGCATGCAAAGCTGTTTTTCCAGCTCCCTAACTGGGAAGTAAAATCCTCGCTGGTAAAGGAGATGGACCAGAGCAAATACTTTCTGCCCTGTGCATTTCCATTTACTAGGAGATGGAAAACTGTCATTTTAGTTTTGTAGTTATTATCCTCTTAAAACATGAGCAAAACTGATCTTTGTGCTGCTACTGTGGCTAAAAGCTATGAGTACAAATTGGAAAGAGGGAGCTGCTCACAAAAAAGAAGACTCAAGCGGAGGGATGAAATTACCATCTTCCTGTCATCCCATTATTTTTAGCACTAGGAAAAAGACGGAAGAGAAACGTTGCTTTGAGAGCATGAGAGATGCTTCACGACTACATTCTCCTCACAGAAAATGAGGTTTCTGAATGGGATTTGTGGGTGTATGGGAAACCCATTAGTTAAGAATTATTAGGCCTTTTCTCTGGGACTTTGTCCCCAGTTGTAGCGGCAGCTTCTTCTGCCTCCTGACTTTGTTTCTGAGTAAAAAAGCTGGCAACTTTTCCGAAGTCTCTTTTTTCCAACAAGCGCAGAGAATACGTGGAGGAGCATAAGCACGTAAGCATGGTTGTCTCAAACATTCTGCTGTGACAGAGGGCGGGTCCTGCTGGGGCGGGGCAGCACTGTTGTGAGCCAGATTCCCTTTCATTGCTGGGCTTGTAAGTCAGCCTGGAGGCTCGCGTTTAGTGTGCCTGTGGCAAGAGAAAGGTCAGGTCCTGGGCACCTCACTGAAGGGGGCTCCCAGCCCACCACAGGCCCCAGCCCCCCATTTCCTGAAGGGCCCTAAGGTCTCACTGCatgtgtgccaggagcagcaaagGGCATGAAAAATGAGGGGATGAGCACTAGGGAAACTAAAAGGGAGGGGATCAGGCCTGGCTTCTGTTGATCCCTGATATCAACCGTACACAGTGGCAGGACTGGCGGGATCTAAGGActggtggttttttcccttcactttcTCTATTTTCCATCTTTACTCTCTCCTCTTGTTCTATCCCAGCAAGTGCAGCAATCGGATTTTgccccctgctctgtgctgaagtTTGCTGGGAGAGTTGGGAGCTTGGTAAAGTTTTTGTAAAAGTTAAGAGCTTGTTAGCCAACACTTCTACAACTAAATAGTGGGATAGCTGTCAGAGTTAGGGTGGCTATATAATAAAAGATAAGAGTGCCCTCACACTGGACTGCTGTTTTTGTTCAGCCCACTGACAATTTCTACTGAATTTCCAGGATGTGACAACCCCTCCTCCTCACTTAAAAAGCATGGGAAGCTTACACTTCCCAAGAATGGCTTTTACTGTGAATTCTCACTGGAACTATTGGTCCTTTTGCAAAGGGAAGTCAGGACTGACCTCACCTTTCTTCCTGATGGCGAACTTTGGTTTCCTTGAATCAGTGATATCGATTTTATTGCTCTTCTTGTCCTGTGCAGCATGGATCTTCCCTTGCAGCTTTCTTCTTGGCTCCCACGTTTTCCACTTCATATTTCTTTGAGGGGACAGAAACCCTAGAAATTACATCAAAACTAATTAAGAGCACATTCACATGCCTTGATGTCACAGTACTTTGATGCACTTTCCTGTGATGTCTTTCAATTtataaaaggaattttattacatatatatgaatatatgttGTATAATTTGGAAGCAATTTATGCAAGAGAAACATCCTTCTAATTATAGCTCAAAACTAAGTGTTTGAGAGCTTTGGATGATACAGACTGTCACCTATTTTGGTCTTTATGAGCTATTTGTTTTCTCAGAGCGTGCTGTAAGTTACAAGGTGTCTGCGTCTGAGAATTTGGCTTTAGTTAGAGGCAGGGGGAGGGTAGTGCACTGGGTCCCTTCACTGAGACTTTCCAGTAGGAAGAATTACACAGATATTCTTCCTGTAGGTTCTCtccacagaaagaaattactgaGGCATGAATGCTGTGAGAATGGAATTGGAAATAGAGTACAGATGAGTAAAAATGtttaacagttttatttcatgATGAATTATCAAGGACTATGGGTAGCtgttatttgaattattttaactttgtGCTGAATAGCTCATAGTAACACATTCAGTtggttatttaaaaatgtttcaggaGCAAGAGAAAAGCTAATTCTTAGAGTGAGTGGTGACTCTCCTTTGGCCTTGCAAGTAGAGCAAAAAGACATATCATGTATTCTGTAGCAGTAGAAATACTGCAGCTGGGCTTTTTCAGTCACTTTTAGTACTGTCTGCAGTACCAGTGCGTGGGGTTTGAAAGTGGAAGCTTTGGATGAGTGGAGCAAGTAGAAAGTAATCAAATCTTAGCAGGGTGTATTGGCTGGGTATCTTCTGTGCAAATCCTGTTTCTGTGTATTACATCAGCAAGGAAAGATGTAAGTCTTGCACTGTTATTATGAGTACACgagttattttctttcagaatccTTGCTGGGATTGCAAGCAttcttttccagcatttctAGTTGAGAGTCCAAAAAAATGGTTCTGCCTGAGCATTACACCATTCTTGTGCCATTTGCCAGATACCACAGCCAAGGGGAACTGGCTGCAAAAACCCAGCTGAGGCTCTGTCTCAAGGatactggaggaaaaaatacatcctTTTCTCACTGAGACATGTCTCAGATGGAGATTGGCTTTCGTATGGTCTCCTTGAAGGAGAAATAAGTTTTGTAAGTACTGTTaccatattttttctctttcctaggATATGATGGAGCTCCTAGAGGAAGATCTGACCTGTCCCATTTGCTGCAGCCTGTTTGATGATCCTCGTGTCCTGCCCTGTTCGCACAATTTCTGCAGAAAGTGTCTGGAAGGAATTCTTGAGGGAAATGTGCGGAATGTGCTTTGGAGGCCATCCCCTTTCAAGTGCCCTACATGCAGGAAGGAGACTCCTGTCGCTGGAGTCAACAGCTTGCAGGTCAACTATTCCCTGAAAGGTATCGTGGAGAAGTACAACAAAATCAAAGTAACTCCAAAAATGCCCGTGTGCAAAGTGCACAGCGGGCAACCCCTTAACATTTTTTGCCGGACAGACATGCAGCTGATCTGTGGGGTTTGTGCCACCCGTGGTGACcacacaaagcatgttttctgtTCCATTGAAGAAGCTTATTCCCAGGAGAAGCGGGCTTTTGAAACCTTGTTTCAGGGCTTTGAAACTTGGCGTTGTGGAGATGCCCTCTCACGGCTGGATACCTTAGAGACCAGTAAGAGGAAAGCTCTGCAGATGCTGACAAAAGATTCTGACAAAGTGAAGGAGTTCTTTGAGAAGCTGCAGCACACTCTGGAGCAGAAGCGAAATGAGATTCTGTCTGACTTTGAGACCATGAAGCTTGCAGTGATGCAGGCCTACGACCCGGAAATCAATAAACTGAACACGATTCTGCAAGAGCAGCGGATGGCTTTTAACATTGCAGAGGCCTTCAAAGATGTGTCTGAACCCATTATATTTCTGCAACAGATGCAGGAgttcagggaaaaaatcaaGGTGCTCAAAGAAACCCCTTTACCTTGTTCCACAGTGGACATCAGTCCCACAATGAAGAGCTTTGATACCAGCCAGTGGAATGGAATAAAACTTGTTGATGTGGACAAACTTTCCTTGCCTCAGGAAAGCAACACTTTCAAATTCAAGATTCCCTCAGTCTTTTCGCGCAGATTTATAGTGAACTCTCTTATTTTCTTGCTCATTCTTGCTGTCACCAGAATGTCCTTTGTGGAGTCAGTCATTGACAATCTCCAGTGCTGGAAATCCCAGTTCCTTACAATTAGCTTGTCCTATCTGGCAGATACCGTGGAGATAGCAGATCATGCAGTCTTTTACTGGGAACAGATGACAGATGGAGCTTCACTTTTAAgagaaaagtgtaaaaactATACGTTGGTTGTACTGGATAACGTCGCACAGTTTGTGTGCAAATATAAACTGTTGTGAAGTGTCTGCTGGAATATCAGAACTAAGAGAAATCCGGGGAAGAAAACATGGAACTTCTTAAATTAATTGGTCTTTTCAGACTTCCAGTGAAAACATTCAAAGATTCAAAATGATTCCAAAACATTCGTGATGTTCACATAGTTTGAGCACTgctaaagcagaaaatgaaatggagctttgaaaaatactttgtgGATTCTTCTTTCAGTGATTATGGGAATATTACtcactgtaaataatttttcttaccaaaatataggaaaaaacTGTATCTTTAATTTGATGTTAATGTAACTGTAGAATAAGATAAAAGattgtagtttaaaaaaagttctAACTGGGAGATTGtttggaaagaggaagaagtgtTGTGATTGAGGTGAGCACTGTGCTGACAAGTTTTCTGAGGACTGCCCTTCCACCGCAAAATGCAGCGTGCATCATTCACATTCTGGAATCTGCTTCTATCTGATGATGTTACTTCTCTCTGAAATTGCTATTGCTGTCACCAGAATGTCCTTTGTGGAGTCAGTCATTGACAATCTCCAGTGCTGGAAATCCCAGTTCCTTACAATTAGCTTGTCCTATCTGGCAGATACCGTGGAGATAGCAGATCATGCAGTCTTTTACTGGGAACAGATGACAGATGGAGCTTCACTTTTAAgagaaaagtgtaaaaactATACGTTGGTTGTACTGGATAACGTCGCACAGTTTGTGTGCAAATATAAACTGTTGTGAAGTGTCTGCTGGAATATCAGAACTAAGAGAAATCCGGGGAAGAAAACATGGAACTTCTTAAATTAATTGGTCTTTTCAGACTTCCAGTGAAAACATTCAAAGATTCAAAATGATTCCAAAACATTCGTGATGTTCACATAGTTTGAGCACTgctaaagcagaaaatgaaatggagctttgaaaaatactttgtgGATTCTTCTTTCAGTGATTATGGGAATATTACtcactgtaaataatttttcttaccaaaatataggaaaaaacTGTATCTTTAATTTGATGTTAATGTAACTGTAGAATAAGATAAAAGattgtagtttaaaaaaagttctAACTGGGAGATTGtttggaaagaggaagaagtgtTGTGATTGAGGTGAGCACTGTGCTGACAAGTTTTCTGAGGACTGCCCTTCCACCGCAAAATGCAGCGTGCATCATTCACATTCTGGAATCTGCTTCTATCTGATGATGTTACTTCTTTCTGAAATTGCTatatgttttggtttggtttggtggttttttttgtcttttgtatAACCAAATGTTGTAATTACTCTGTGCATTCAGATTACGTGTTCTGTAAAAAATGTATCTTCAGGGCAAGCATAAATTCTAGAGGTAATGATAAGAACAAGCTGCAAGACCGTATCTGCTTTGCAGATAGTTCATACTTTGCAGTTTACTTTTACAACATCAAATTGTTGGGGTAGCTTGGCTGTTTTGTTAGATCCATGTTTCTCTGAAGCCATACTTAAAAACTGGCTTTAACATAAAGAACTTAGTGCAGTGAAAGGCAGGCAGGGGTCTGCCACAGGAAGGCAGCTTGGGCTTTAGCCCTGCAGAGGTGGCAGGTGCAACAGCTgctctcctgtccctctct carries:
- the TRIM13 gene encoding E3 ubiquitin-protein ligase TRIM13 yields the protein MMELLEEDLTCPICCSLFDDPRVLPCSHNFCRKCLEGILEGNVRNVLWRPSPFKCPTCRKETPVAGVNSLQVNYSLKGIVEKYNKIKVTPKMPVCKVHSGQPLNIFCRTDMQLICGVCATRGDHTKHVFCSIEEAYSQEKRAFETLFQGFETWRCGDALSRLDTLETSKRKALQMLTKDSDKVKEFFEKLQHTLEQKRNEILSDFETMKLAVMQAYDPEINKLNTILQEQRMAFNIAEAFKDVSEPIIFLQQMQEFREKIKVLKETPLPCSTVDISPTMKSFDTSQWNGIKLVDVDKLSLPQESNTFKFKIPSVFSRRFIVNSLIFLLILAVTRMSFVESVIDNLQCWKSQFLTISLSYLADTVEIADHAVFYWEQMTDGASLLREKCKNYTLVVLDNVAQFVCKYKLL